DNA from Pelagibacterium nitratireducens:
CGGGCTCAGGCAGCGGCGGTTCGGGCCGGATGACGGGACCCTGTGGCGGTGGCTCGGGCGTGAAACTGACAAAGGACTGGCGGATGACGTCCTCATGCACGGGCGATGGCGGCGTCTGGGGCGCCGGTTCTTGCACAAGCTCCTCAGCGAGCGGTTCAGCAGCGATCCGGACCACCGGGGGTTGAGGGGGCGTTTCGACGGCCGCAACCTCGGTTGCCGGCTGTTCGGCCACGGGCGGTTGGGCGGTCGACTCGGTGGCGGCGCTCTGGCTGGCGGGGGTTTGCGTCACCGGCTCGGCGACAAAATCGGCCACTCCGGGCGCAGTGTCCGCCGGCCCTGAATCCTGCAGCCGGACGATCGCCACGGCCGCAATCGCTCCGAACGCAAAGGCCGATACAAGCACCAGCATCGCTATTCGCAACGCGTAGCCGTGTATGCTTTCCATTAGCCGCGCCTTCCCAAAAAGGCATGGCGCGCCCACCCAAAAGATGCGCACGCAGCCGCAAACTTATCCCGACCATTCCCCTTACGGCTTTTCAGCCGGTACCGCGGCGGCAATCGTTTGGCCTCTTTGCCGCCCGGCGCGCGAAGGCCAAGGCTCTTAATGCAGCATATTTGGTATCGGCACCTTGATGCAACTCGCAAAAAAACGCCGCGTCCATGCGAACGCGGCGTCGATGATACTGGTTTGGCCCTCGCCGCAGGCTCGGGCGTTCGGCCCTTCGCTCAGGCTCAGGGCGTTCGTGCCTCAAATCGCTCCACTGGAGCGATTTGACCTCGCGTTACCGCGAGGTCGGCACTCACCCAACGATTTCGTCGTCGCTAAAGAAGAACTTGATTTCTTCGGCGGCGGTTTCGGGAGCGTCCGAGCCGTGGACCGAGTTTTCGCCGACCGAGAGGGCAAATTCCTTGCGGATGGTGCCGGCATCGGCGTTTTCGGGGTTGGTGGCGCCCATGACTTCACGGTTTTTCGCGATGGCGTCTTCGCCTTCGAGGACCTGAACGACAACGGGGCCGGACGTCATGGATTCGACCAGTTCGCCAAAGAAGGGACGTTCCTTGTGGACCGCGTAAAAGCCTTCGGCCTGTTCGCGGGTCATCTGGATGCGCTTGGAGGCGACGATGCGCAGGCCGGCATCTTCGAATTTGGAGATGATCTTGCCGGTCAGGTTGCGCTTGGTGGCGTCCGGCTTGATGATCGAAAAGGTGCGCTGAATGGCCATTGTGTCTGGTCCTTATTGGAGGATGCAAAGAAAGTGGGGCCTTTTAGCGTCAGGTTGTGGCGGTGGCAAGACGGCTTGACGCGCATGGCGCGGACCTGCCCTGCAGGGACACCACTTGCGCGGGCGGGCAGTCAAGGTTACTCACCGCGCCATCATGCTTACGATTACAAACCTTCATTACAAGATTGCCGGGCGTCCCCTGTTCGAGGGGGCGTCTGTGACGTTGCCGACCGGGGCCAAGACCGGGTTCGTGGGCAAGAACGGGTCGGGCAAGACGACGCTGTTTCAGTTGATCCAGGGGTTCTTGTCACCCGAGCAGGGATCGATCGAATTGAGCAAGCGGGCGCGGATCGGGGCGGTGGCGCAGGAAGCGCCGGCCAGCGAGATGAGCGTGCTCGATATGGTGCTGTCGGCTGACACCGAGCGCACGGCGCTGCTCGATGAGGCGGAAACCGCCGAGGACCCGCACCGGATCGCCGATATTCATATGCGGCTGGCCGATATCGATGCGCATACCGCAGAGGCGCGGGCCAGCGCAATCCTCAAAGGACTGGGGTTTTCGCTTGAGCGCCAGCATGGGCCGTGCCGGGAGCTTTCGGGCGGGTGGCGGATGCGCGTGTCGCTGGCGGGGGTGCTGTTTTCCCAGCCCGATCTTTTGCTGCTGGACGAGCCGACCAACTATCTCGATCTTGAAGGCACTCTGTGGCTGGAGAAATATCTGGCGACCTACCCTTATACGGTCTTCATGATTTCCCACGACCGCGACCTTCTCAACAAGGCGGTCAATTCGATCATCCATCTCGAGCGCGGCAAGCTGACCTTTTACAAGGGCGCTTACGATACGTTCGAGGAAACGCGCCGCATGCAGCGGGAGCTGCAGAACAAGGCGCGGGAGAAAACGCTCGCCCAGATCGAGCACATGCAGAAGTTCGTGGACCGGTTCAAGGCCAAGGCGACCAAGGCCAAGCAGGCCCAGAGCCGGGTCAAGGCGATTGCAAAGCTGCGGCCGCCCGAGGCGCTGTTCGATGAATTTGCGGCGCCGTTCAGCTTCCAGCAGCCCAAAAAGTCGCCGGCCACACCGATGATCACCTTCGACAATGTATCGGTGGGGTATGGTGAGACGGTCATTTTGAAAAAGATCACCAACCGGATCGATCCCGACGACCGGATTGCGCTGATCGGGCCGAACGGGAACGGGAAATCGACCTTTGCCAAGCTGTTATCGGGTGAACTCAAACCGATGGGCGGGCAGATGCTGCGGGCGAAAACGCTCGATGTGGCCTATTTCGCCCAGCACCAGCTCGACCATCTCAAGCCCGAACAGACCCCTTACGAGCATGTGATCGATCTGATGCCGCTCGAAAGCGAGGCCAGGCGCCGGGCGCGGGTGGCGCAGATGGGGCTTTCGACGACGCGGATGGACACGAAAGCGAAAAATCTTTCGGGTGGCGAGCGGGCGCGGCTTTTGATGGGGATCATCACGTTTGGCGGGCCGGGCATGCTGGTGCTGGACGAACCGACCAACCATCTCGACATCGACAGCCGCGATGCGCTGGTTCATGCGCTCAACGACTACAAGGGCGCCGTGCTGATCATTTCGCACGACCGGCACCTGATCGAAGCGACCTGCGATACGCTGTGGATCGCCGAGAACGGCACGGTGAGCGAGTTCGAGGACGATCTGGACGGGTATCAGAAAAGCCTCACCGCCAACGGGGCGAGCGGGGCTGGCGGGGGCGGCTCGGCATCGGACCGCAAGCGCGAGCGGCAGGAAGCAGCGGCAAAGCGGGCCGAGTTGGCGCCGTTGCGCAAGGAGATCAAGGCGCTCGAGCAAAAGCTGGACTGGAAACGCAAGGACCTGGCCAAAATCGACAAACAGCTCGACGATCCGGGCCTCTATACCGGCGATGCGGACAAGGCGATTGCACTGGGGATCGAAAAATCGAAATTCGAGAGCGAGATCGCAGCGCTCGAGGACCAGTGGCTGGAGAAAAGCGCCGAACTCGAGGACGCGCAGGCTGACGCCTGAGCGGTTTCTTTACCGAACCGGCCAACGCGGTCTGGAACACGTTTATGCCCCGCGCTAAGGTGCTTCCGGACGATGCGGGACGAGGATCGAGCATGGCAAAACTGGTGATTGCGGCACTGCTGGCGGTATTGGCCGGGGCCGCGCCGGCGGTTGGGCAGCAATTGACCAATGCGCAGCGCGATGCGGCCATCGAATTTGCGCTCAACAACACCCGCCACACCATGCTGCACGAAATCGGGCATCTGCTGGTCGATCAGCTCGATCTGCCAGTGCTGGGGCGTGAAGAGGATGCGGTGGACATGCTGGCCACGCTGCTCATGCTCAATACGGGGACCGAAGCGGATGTGATCGGGCTGCAGGATACCATAGACGGCTGGCGTTATTCGGAGAGTTTCCGGCCCTCGCGGGGCTACGTCAATTCGGCATTCTACGGCGCGCACAGCCTCGACATCCAGCGCTCCTACGCCATGGCGTGCCTGATGGTGGGGAGCGATTACGAGCGGCACACCCAATATGCGACGCGGATTTCGCTGCCCATCGACCGGCAGAAAAGCTGCGCGGAGGATTACCGGATCGCCGAGCGGGGCTGGTCGAGTGTGCTCGAGCCGCATCTTCGCGAGGGAGCACCGGCTTCCGATGTTACGGTGCAGTATCGCGACACGCGCGGGCAGTACCCTATCGCGCAGGCGCTGCTGGAACAGTCGCTGGTGCTCGAAACCTATGCCGACTGGGTGGCCAAGAATTATGTTTTGCCCCACCCGGTGCAGATCACGGCCGAGAATTGCGGCGAGGTCAACGCATTCTACGACCTGGAAAGCCGGGAAGTGATCCTGTGCTATGAGTGGGTCGATTTTTTCTATGAGCTCTATGTGTCCGACATCATGCCGGTGCGCGAACATTTCGAAATGATGCGCAAGCTCAAGCTCGAGAAACTGGGACGGGTCGAGTAGCGCGTATCGAGGCTGGCGCGGGAGGGCGTCGGCCCTTTATGGGGCCCATCGGCTCGGCCAGGTCGAGCACATTTTGCCAGCGCTGCCGTGTACTGGATCCCGGGTCTTCGCCCGGGATGACCAAGGTGGTGGATTGCCTCGCTAACTGACCCCCATATACCGTCCCGGCTTGTGGTTTAAGATGATGACCAGGCTCATGAACACCGCGCCGACCAGCGAGAGCAGCACCCTGTCGAAGGGCAGGATGAAAAAGGCGGCGATCAGGATGAAAAAATCGATGCCGAACTGGACATAGCCGGCCGGTATCTTGTGATTGTCCTGCAGATAGAGCGCCAGAATGTTGACGCCGCCCAGGCTGGCGCGGTGGCGGAACAGGGCGAGAATACCCATGCCCATCATGGCGCCGCCGGCAATGGCGGCAAAGAACGGGTTTATGCCCGAAATGTTGAGCCAATTGGGCATCAGCGCCGGATAGACCGAGACGAGCCCCACCGCGACGAAGGTCTTGAACGTGAATTGCCAGCCCATGCGCAGAAACGCCAGAACGTAGAACGGTAGATTGACCACGAAGAACACCGCGCCGAACGGCAGACCAGTGGCGTATTGGACGAGCAGGGCCAGACCGGCGGTGCTGCCGGTTGTGATCTGAGCTTCGGAATAAAAGGTTACGCCGAGCCCGACAAACAGCGTGCCGAGCAGGATGGCGAGAAAATCTTCAAGCGGGGTGTGCCTGACCTTGGGTTCGAACGAAGAATCCATAGGTTCCGATTTCGGTTCGTGGAATCGAGATCGGAACTAAAGCATTGTTTGGTGCCAGATCGAACCGAAAAAATCTCAGTGATTTTCAGGCCTTCTTGCTCCAGCGACCCCCTTCGTCCTGCTGCCAATAGGTGAGATCGTAAACCGGCTTGAGGGTGCGCCACACCTCCCGCGCCTCGGTGACGGCGTCGGGGTCGTGGCCGTTGAAGATATAGACAAGCCGCTCATAGCCATCGAGCTGGCGCGGGGTGGCGCGATCGACGAAAAAGCGGATGGCGGCGCCGTTGGGGTTTTCATCGCCGCCGGTCAGCAGCACGGGCTGGATCGCATCGCCCTCCTCCCCCCGCGCAACAGCGTGGGGCAGAAAGCTGTCGTCGGAATAGGTCCAGAGCGCGGAATCGATGATTTCGAGCCGCTCGGCGCTGCCCACCTCCACCACCGCCCGCCAGCCGCGCTCGATGGTCTTTTCGAGCAGCATGGGCAGAACGGATTCGAGCGGGCGGGTTTCGAGGTGGTAGAAGAGAAGATCGGTCATGGCGATGTTATCGCATTGGATGGGTGGGGGCGCTAGGGGATGGCGTAAGCCAACTATCTTTCGACCGTTTCGTGAAACGGCCCCGCCGCTGTGTCGAGTATAAGGGCTACAAAGTCCCGCAGACTTTGTTCGACATAGCGCTCCACCGATTGTTTTGGATCGAATCCCCACCAAAGCAAGGCGCCTTGCCAGTGTGTTGCCGCAAGCAATCCGACGCCGGCAGGAACGCCGGTTTGCGCGAAGCATGCATCAAGGGCGGCGCAGAGTTGGTCTCGCCAGGCGGCGCCGCGCGCCCGCAACTGGGGGTCGCGCAAATCCTCGCGCAGGATCAAAAGACCTTCCGCATAGGTGTCGATGGTACCGTATTGCCCGGTGAGCCCCACGAGAAGTTCGATTGCCCCCTCGGGTGTCCGAGGAACCGAACCGGCGAGGCGTGCGGTATCAGCGTCCAGCCGATCCCAGGCAATCAGGAGTGATTTTTGCTTGAGGACGGCCTTGTTGCCGAAGCGCTGGACGAGGGTTGCCCCCGAGAGGCCACACCGTTTGGAAAGAGCGGCGAACGTCAGCGCCTCGGGCCCCTGCTCGTACATCAGGTCCAGAGCATGGCGCAGCACAAGGTCATCGGACTGCGTTTTTTGGCGGGGCATCTTGACTCCGATAAATAACCGAACGATTGTTTATATATACAAATCGCTGAGAAAGCCAGCCTAGCAAAGGGAGGTCGGCAATGACACTTTCAGGAAAGGTTGCGCTGGTCGCCGGGGCGACACGCGGCGCGGGTCGCGGCATCGCAACAGAACTCGGAGCCGCCGGTGCCACCGTGTATGTGACAGGACGCACCACTCGCGAGCAGCCATCCGAATATGGCCGCGCGTCCGAAACGATCGAGGAAACGGCCGAACTGGTGAGTGCAGCCGGCGGCAAGGGCATTGCGATCCAGGTCGACCATCTGGTTCCACAACAGGTCCAAACGCTGATCGAGCGAATTCGGACCGAACAGGGCCGTCTCGATATTCTCATCAACGACATCTGGGGCGGAGAGAAACTGTTCGAATGGGACAAGCCGGTCTGGGACCACGATCTGGATAACGGTTTGCGGCTGCTCAGGCTGGGGATCGATACCCACCTCATAACCGCCCATTTCGCCCTGCCGCTGATGATCGAGCGACCGGGCGGTCTTCTTGTCGAGGTCACCGATGGAACGGCGGACTATAATGCCGACCACTATCGCCTCTCCCCCTTTTACGATCTTGCCAAGGTTTCCGTAAACCGCATGGCCTGGGCTCACGCCAAGGATCTGGAAAAGCATGGCGCAACGGCGGTGTCATTGACGCCCGGATGGTTGCGGTCCGAGATGATGCTGGAAGCGTTCGGGGTTCGCGAGGACAATTGGCGCGAGGCCACGGCCAAGGTGCCGCATTTCGTGATTTCCGAATCGCCCCGCTTCGTGGGCCGGGCCGTCGCCGCGCTGGCCGCAGACACCGAACGCATGCGCTGGAACGGCCAATCGTTATCGAGCGGGGGACTGGCGCAAATCTACGGGTTCACCGATCTTGATGGCTCACGCCCCGATGCGTGGCGTTATCTTGTGGAGGTTCAGGAAGCCGGTATGCCGGCGAACGATACTGGGTACAGATAGGTCCCTTCGATGCCCCACTCCGAAAACCCGCCACAGGATCGCTTCGACGCTGCACCGGTCGGTGATGTGCGGAATGCAGAGATGGCCGAGATCGAACATCTTGCCGGTCTTTGGCACTCTGGCTGGCAGGACGCGCACGCTGCGATTCTGCCGGCTGAACTGTCGCGATATCGGACGCCGGCGAGTTTCCGGCAGCGGATTATCGACAATCTTGCGCTTACGCGGGTTTCCGGTCCACTGGGCAATCCGTCCGGCCTGTGCATGATCAAGCACGATGAGCTTTACCAGCTCTTTGTCGCGCCGGCGGCCAGAGGCTCGGGCACCGCAGCGGCACTGCTTGCCGATGGCGAAAGGCGGATCGCCGCGTCCCAAATCACCACGGCTTGGCTGGCCTGTGCTATCGGGAATGAACGCGCCGCACGATTTTATGAAAAGCATGGATGGAAGCGCGCGGGCCAGATGACCAACCGGCTGCCAACGCCCGATGGCATCTTTGAACTCGAGGTCTGGCGCTACGAGAAGCGCCTGTAGCTCAAATGGTCCGCCGGTTGGGGTAAGGATTGCAGTGCGAGCAACTCCGCCTGAGATTATCGCCTACCCTCCATCCTCATAGCCATCCCTGGTCAGCCTATCAAACAGCGCCACCCCGAACCCCGTTGCCCATGAGGCGTTGGTCTCGGTCGAGGCCTTGCCGAAGGCGGTGGAGGCGATGTCGATGTGGGCCCAGGGGGTGTCGCCCACGAAGTGGGAGAGGAACTGCCCGGCGATGGACGCGCCGCCCAGGCGGCCGCCCTGGTTCTTGATGTCGGCGAAGCGGCTTTCGATGAGTTTGTCGTAAGCCGGGCCGAGGGGGAGGTGCCAGACTTTTTCGCCCGAGGCGCGGCCGGCCTGCTGGAGTTTGGCGGCGAGAGAATCCGTGTTGGTGAAAACGCCGGCATACTCCTCGCCCAGCGCGATGCGGATGGCGCCGGTCAAGGTCGCGATATCGAACATGGCCTTGGGTTTGAACCGGTCCTGACAATACCAGAGGGCATCGGCCAGAACCAGGCGCCCTTCGGCGTCGGTGGAAATGACCTCGATGGTTTCACCCGACATGGCGGTGATGACATCGCCGGGGCGGTAGGCGTTGGCGTCGGGCATGTTTTCAGCCAGGGCCAGGATGCCGACGGCGTTGAGTTTGGCCTTGCGGGTGGCGAGGGACTGCATCAATCCAAGAACGGCGGCGGCGCCGCCCATATCGCCCTTCATGTTTTCCATCGAAGCGGCGGGCTTGATGGAAATGCCGCCGGTATCGAAAACGATGCCCTTGCCGACAAAGGCCAGGGGCGGCTGGCCCTTCTTGCCGCCGTTCCATTGCATGACGACGAGGCGTGGGGGGCGGACCGAGCCTTGCCCTACGGCGAGGATGGCGCCCATGCCGAGCGCTTTCATCTGGGTTTCGTCGAGCACTTCGACCGACAGGCCACGATCGGCCAGGGTGTTGGCGACATCGGCCATGTCGGACGGGCCGAGCAGATTGGCGGGCTCGTTGACCAGATCGCGCGCCAGAATGGTGCCATCGGCGACGGCGAGGGCGTCGTCAAGCGCAGCGTTCATGCCCGATGCTTTCGCGACAACGAAGGTGAGTGCGGTGGGATGGGTCGCACCATTCTTGCGGCGGGTGAGGTATTTTTCAAAGCGGTAGGAGCGTAGCCGGGCCCCTGCCCCCAGCGCGCCGACCAGATGGGGGGCCAGCCCCGCCTCGTCGAGCACCACGGCGGCATCGGAGACGCCGGCGGCGTCGAGCTTGGCAAAGAGCGAGCCGCCCCTGTCGGACCATGCGGCGGCGTTGTCCCCTTCCCCATCCGCGCCACGGCCGAGCACCAAAAGGCGGTCGCAGCCAAGGCCGGCGGGGGCGGCGATATCGATCATGTGGCCGGGGCGGCCGGAAAAGCCCGTGGCCTTGGCGATGCGGGAGAAATCGAGACCAGTGCGCTTCCAAAGGCCTGCGGCCAACTGGCCCATTTCTCCCTCGCCATTGGCGTAGAGCACGAGCGCTGAGGGGGAATCGGGCAGGCTTTCGGTGAGGGAGATCGAGAGCGTTTGCGGCATGGGCGCGGCAACCTTGAGTGGCGAGGGCATAGGCGGCGAAGATTCGCCGGGCTGGACGGGTCGAGCATTGTCCGTGGCGGTGGTTGCGTCAATGCGCAGCCATCATTTGGCATCCTGTGTTGCCACGCTGCGCTTTTTGCGGCCACACGAACAGGGTAAAAGCACAACTGACTCGCCGGCACAGGACCAGACCCGCCCCTTGGACAGACTTTCGCGATATCTGCAGAGCCAGTTCTTTGCGCAGGCGCTTACCATTTTCGCGGCGGGGGGCGCGCTGATCTGGCTGATGCAGCTGTTGCGGCTGTTCGATCTGGTTTCGGCCAAGGGGCAGAATTTTCTCACCCTGATGGGCCAGAGCGGGCTGACGACGCCGACCTTTGCGCGCTCGATCCTTTATGTGTGTTTCGCCATCGGGCTGGTGCGGGGGTTGCGGGCGCTGCAATCGTCGCGCGAATTGCACACAATCCATGCCGGGCAGCGCACCGATGCGCTGTGGAAGGCGATCATTTCGTTTACGCTGGCCGGTGCGGCCATCGTGACGCTGGTCACAAATTATATCGAACCCCATTCACGGCGGATTTCGGCGGACTGGTCGGCCGAAATTGCCGCCGATGTGGTCGGAAGGGCACTGGTGCCGGGGCGGTTTACGGAAATCGAAGACGGGCTGGTGTTTTCGATTTCGGCGCGGCGGCGGGACGGAACGCTTGTCGATTTCTTTTTCGACGACACGACCAACGAAACCCGGCGGACCTATTTTGCCGAAACGGCATCGGTGTTTCAGGATGAAACCGGCTATCAGCTGATCCTCAACAATGGCGCCATCCAGTATGAAAGCGCCGAGCGGCAGGGTTTGAGCCAGATCCGGTTCGCCCAATACCATATAAGCCTTGCGAGCCTGATCGATGCGGCGTCGCGCGCCACGAGCGCGGCCCAGACCGACAGTTTCGGGCTGATGGCCAAGGTGCTGGAGGGCAGTGCGACGGGCGAAGAGATCAAGATGCTCAACGAGCGGTTCGCCGATACGCTACGGGCGCTGGCCATCTGCGCGCTGGCGGCGGCGTTCTGCGCCTATCCCGATGGCGGGCGCGGGCGGCGGCGGATGCCGATGGAACTGGTGATCCTGCTGGTGGCGTTTGC
Protein-coding regions in this window:
- a CDS encoding DUF4344 domain-containing metallopeptidase — encoded protein: MPRAKVLPDDAGRGSSMAKLVIAALLAVLAGAAPAVGQQLTNAQRDAAIEFALNNTRHTMLHEIGHLLVDQLDLPVLGREEDAVDMLATLLMLNTGTEADVIGLQDTIDGWRYSESFRPSRGYVNSAFYGAHSLDIQRSYAMACLMVGSDYERHTQYATRISLPIDRQKSCAEDYRIAERGWSSVLEPHLREGAPASDVTVQYRDTRGQYPIAQALLEQSLVLETYADWVAKNYVLPHPVQITAENCGEVNAFYDLESREVILCYEWVDFFYELYVSDIMPVREHFEMMRKLKLEKLGRVE
- a CDS encoding YitT family protein encodes the protein MDSSFEPKVRHTPLEDFLAILLGTLFVGLGVTFYSEAQITTGSTAGLALLVQYATGLPFGAVFFVVNLPFYVLAFLRMGWQFTFKTFVAVGLVSVYPALMPNWLNISGINPFFAAIAGGAMMGMGILALFRHRASLGGVNILALYLQDNHKIPAGYVQFGIDFFILIAAFFILPFDRVLLSLVGAVFMSLVIILNHKPGRYMGVS
- a CDS encoding DNA polymerase III subunit chi, producing MTDLLFYHLETRPLESVLPMLLEKTIERGWRAVVEVGSAERLEIIDSALWTYSDDSFLPHAVARGEEGDAIQPVLLTGGDENPNGAAIRFFVDRATPRQLDGYERLVYIFNGHDPDAVTEAREVWRTLKPVYDLTYWQQDEGGRWSKKA
- a CDS encoding SDR family oxidoreductase: MTLSGKVALVAGATRGAGRGIATELGAAGATVYVTGRTTREQPSEYGRASETIEETAELVSAAGGKGIAIQVDHLVPQQVQTLIERIRTEQGRLDILINDIWGGEKLFEWDKPVWDHDLDNGLRLLRLGIDTHLITAHFALPLMIERPGGLLVEVTDGTADYNADHYRLSPFYDLAKVSVNRMAWAHAKDLEKHGATAVSLTPGWLRSEMMLEAFGVREDNWREATAKVPHFVISESPRFVGRAVAALAADTERMRWNGQSLSSGGLAQIYGFTDLDGSRPDAWRYLVEVQEAGMPANDTGYR
- a CDS encoding TetR/AcrR family transcriptional regulator, whose amino-acid sequence is MPRQKTQSDDLVLRHALDLMYEQGPEALTFAALSKRCGLSGATLVQRFGNKAVLKQKSLLIAWDRLDADTARLAGSVPRTPEGAIELLVGLTGQYGTIDTYAEGLLILREDLRDPQLRARGAAWRDQLCAALDACFAQTGVPAGVGLLAATHWQGALLWWGFDPKQSVERYVEQSLRDFVALILDTAAGPFHETVER
- a CDS encoding GNAT family N-acetyltransferase; amino-acid sequence: MPHSENPPQDRFDAAPVGDVRNAEMAEIEHLAGLWHSGWQDAHAAILPAELSRYRTPASFRQRIIDNLALTRVSGPLGNPSGLCMIKHDELYQLFVAPAARGSGTAAALLADGERRIAASQITTAWLACAIGNERAARFYEKHGWKRAGQMTNRLPTPDGIFELEVWRYEKRL
- a CDS encoding ABC-F family ATP-binding cassette domain-containing protein, encoding MLTITNLHYKIAGRPLFEGASVTLPTGAKTGFVGKNGSGKTTLFQLIQGFLSPEQGSIELSKRARIGAVAQEAPASEMSVLDMVLSADTERTALLDEAETAEDPHRIADIHMRLADIDAHTAEARASAILKGLGFSLERQHGPCRELSGGWRMRVSLAGVLFSQPDLLLLDEPTNYLDLEGTLWLEKYLATYPYTVFMISHDRDLLNKAVNSIIHLERGKLTFYKGAYDTFEETRRMQRELQNKAREKTLAQIEHMQKFVDRFKAKATKAKQAQSRVKAIAKLRPPEALFDEFAAPFSFQQPKKSPATPMITFDNVSVGYGETVILKKITNRIDPDDRIALIGPNGNGKSTFAKLLSGELKPMGGQMLRAKTLDVAYFAQHQLDHLKPEQTPYEHVIDLMPLESEARRRARVAQMGLSTTRMDTKAKNLSGGERARLLMGIITFGGPGMLVLDEPTNHLDIDSRDALVHALNDYKGAVLIISHDRHLIEATCDTLWIAENGTVSEFEDDLDGYQKSLTANGASGAGGGGSASDRKRERQEAAAKRAELAPLRKEIKALEQKLDWKRKDLAKIDKQLDDPGLYTGDADKAIALGIEKSKFESEIAALEDQWLEKSAELEDAQADA
- the ndk gene encoding nucleoside-diphosphate kinase, which produces MAIQRTFSIIKPDATKRNLTGKIISKFEDAGLRIVASKRIQMTREQAEGFYAVHKERPFFGELVESMTSGPVVVQVLEGEDAIAKNREVMGATNPENADAGTIRKEFALSVGENSVHGSDAPETAAEEIKFFFSDDEIVG
- a CDS encoding leucyl aminopeptidase — its product is MPQTLSISLTESLPDSPSALVLYANGEGEMGQLAAGLWKRTGLDFSRIAKATGFSGRPGHMIDIAAPAGLGCDRLLVLGRGADGEGDNAAAWSDRGGSLFAKLDAAGVSDAAVVLDEAGLAPHLVGALGAGARLRSYRFEKYLTRRKNGATHPTALTFVVAKASGMNAALDDALAVADGTILARDLVNEPANLLGPSDMADVANTLADRGLSVEVLDETQMKALGMGAILAVGQGSVRPPRLVVMQWNGGKKGQPPLAFVGKGIVFDTGGISIKPAASMENMKGDMGGAAAVLGLMQSLATRKAKLNAVGILALAENMPDANAYRPGDVITAMSGETIEVISTDAEGRLVLADALWYCQDRFKPKAMFDIATLTGAIRIALGEEYAGVFTNTDSLAAKLQQAGRASGEKVWHLPLGPAYDKLIESRFADIKNQGGRLGGASIAGQFLSHFVGDTPWAHIDIASTAFGKASTETNASWATGFGVALFDRLTRDGYEDGG
- a CDS encoding LptF/LptG family permease, with translation MDRLSRYLQSQFFAQALTIFAAGGALIWLMQLLRLFDLVSAKGQNFLTLMGQSGLTTPTFARSILYVCFAIGLVRGLRALQSSRELHTIHAGQRTDALWKAIISFTLAGAAIVTLVTNYIEPHSRRISADWSAEIAADVVGRALVPGRFTEIEDGLVFSISARRRDGTLVDFFFDDTTNETRRTYFAETASVFQDETGYQLILNNGAIQYESAERQGLSQIRFAQYHISLASLIDAASRATSAAQTDSFGLMAKVLEGSATGEEIKMLNERFADTLRALAICALAAAFCAYPDGGRGRRRMPMELVILLVAFAEQAVSAFSGGGGRHFIAPSVILAFSLSLLWLRSRRAFIFPRWRVAR